The Triticum dicoccoides isolate Atlit2015 ecotype Zavitan chromosome 6A, WEW_v2.0, whole genome shotgun sequence genome has a window encoding:
- the LOC119314930 gene encoding ribosome biogenesis regulatory protein homolog: MAEEAAATASASATNFEVDLGHLLAYDPSHHLAAGAASSRAELRDECLRKATELAQAVANALFSLPATEGRDGPVVRLPPPTNRLPREKHLPRPKPPTKWEQFAKSKGIIKHKKNKRAWDEQTNSWKRTYGYDRVNDDRDVPIIEAKLTDEPGVDPFAQRREEKKGRVDKQEKNRLGNLKNAAKVGALPSHIQLAATSVPITGTKADLPRKAKKEDLENVAGMASAATASGGKFDKKLPGEKPLKKAGKNRKFLPVVEGKGMGNLEKQQNDKILNSLLAKNFEEPLDVSKAITMYKVKKDNKRRKDKQSSSSSGSNKLKPQKKIHKKSSKKSA, from the exons ATGGCGGAagaagccgccgccaccgcctccgcctccgccaccaACTTCGAGGTGGACCTGGGCCACCTCCTGGCCTACGACCCCTCGCACCACCTCGCCGCCGGCGCCGCGTCCTCCCGGGCGGAGCTGCGGGACGAGTGCCTGCGGAAGGCCACGGAGCTCGCGCAGGCCGTCGCCAACGCCCTCTTCTCGCTGCCCGCCACCGAGGGCCGCGACGGCCCTGTCgtccgcctcccgccgcccaccaacCGCCTACCCCGCGAGAAGCAC TTGCCAAGGCCAAAGCCTCCTACCAAGTGGGAGCAGTTCGCAAAGTCGAAAG GGATTATCAAGCACAAGAAGAACaagcgtgcatgggatgagcaaacTAATTCCTGGAAGCGGACGTATGGCTATGATCGTGTTAATGATGACAGAGACGTTCCCATCATTGAAGCCAAATTGACAGACG AGCCTGGTGTTGATCCTTTTGCTCAAAGAAGGGAAGAGAAGAAGGGCAGGgtcgataaacaagaaaagaacagACTTGGGAATTTGAAGAATGCTGCAAAAGTTGGTGCTCTGCCAAG TCATATACAGCTCGCTGCCACGTCCGTGCCCATCACAGGAACTAAAGCTGATCTGCCAAGAAAAGCTAAGAAGGAAGACCTCGAGAATGTCGCTGGTATGGCTTCTGCAGCAACGGCTAGCGGTGGAAAGTTTGATAAAAAGTTGCCTGGTGAGAAACCTCTCAAGAAGGCTGGCAAAAACAGAAAG TTCCTCCCTGTTGTTGAAGGGAAAGGAATGGGCAACCTAGAGAAACAGCAAAACGACAAGATCCTGAACAGTCTACTGGCCAAGAACTTCGAGGAACCATTGGATGTCAGCAAG GCAATCACGATGTACAAGGTGAAGAAGGACAACAAGAGGAGGAAAGACAAGCAatcatcgtcgtcgtccggatcaaaTAAGTTGAAGCCCCAGAAGAAAATCCACAAGAAATCTTCAAAGAAAAGCGCTTAG
- the LOC119314934 gene encoding Golgi SNAP receptor complex member 1-2-like, which yields MMHGVGQSDDAAAAAALELQESGWEELRREARKLEGDLDVKLSSYARLAARSSSASASASAASPTADRSSWKSTELEIQALLDKLQDVNDAMSRCAAPAAPATASVSQKLARHRDILHEFTQEFRRTRGNLSSMREHADLLSSVRGDITESKATGGMSPRVHLLRERASIHGSVNQIDEVIGQAQSTRAALSNQRALFGDVQGKVKQLGEKFPVVRGLLGAIKRKKSKDTIVLSAVIAACTIFLIIYWLSK from the exons ATGATGCATGGCGTGGGGCAGTCggacgacgcggcggcggcggcggcgctggagctgCAGGAGTCCGGGTGGGAGGAGCTGCGGCGGGAGGCGCGGAAGCTGGAGGGGGACCTGGACGTGAAGCTCTCCTCGTACGCGCGCCTcgccgcgcgctcctcctccgcctcggcctcggcctcggCGGCCTCCCCCACCGCCGACCGCTCCTCCTGGAAGTCCACGGAGCTCGAGATCCAggcgctgctcgacaagctgcaggACGTCAACGACGCCATGAGCCGctgcgccgcccccgccgcccccgccaccgccTCCGTCTCCCAGAAGCTCGCGCGCCACCGCGACATCCTGCACGAGTTCACGCag GAGTTCAGGAGGACGCGGGGGAACTTGAGCTCCATGAGGGAGCACGCCGACCTGCTCAGCTCCGTGCGCGGCGACATCACCGAGTCCAAG GCTACGGGCGGCATGTCGCCGAGGGTGCATTTGCTCCGGGAGAGGGCTTCCATTCATGGCAGCGTCAACCAG ATAGACGAGGTAATTgggcaagctcaaagcacaagagcaGCCCTATCCAATCAGAGGGCCCTGTTTGGAGATGTTCAGGGAAAAGTCAAGCAGTTAGGTGAAAAATTCCCTGTGGTTCGAGGCCTCCTAG GCGCCATCAAGAGGAAGAAATCAAAGGACACGATCGTTCTTTCAGCAGTAATCGCGGCCTGCACCATCTTTTTGATCATCTACTGGCTCTCAAAATGA
- the LOC119314935 gene encoding phosphatidate cytidylyltransferase 4, chloroplastic-like, with protein sequence MAAAAAAATTVTVTATRLHPPLVLHSAARPQPPLRLRLLLPTPPPLRLRHRSPLLAVASASAGEGRAEEAAEKSDKARQLQRRVLVGIAIGVGAGGVVVAGGWVFTAAMTAVVLAGAREYFGLVRGTAAGGSTPPPRYVSRVCSAICALMPILTLCYGRMDVPLTLSAFIIAISLVLQRGNPRFAQLTSSVFGLFYCGYLPSFWVKLRCGLAAPALNTSIAHNWPILLGGQAHWTVGLVATLISITSIIAADTSAFLCGRAFGRTPLTNISPKKTLEGALAGLTGCVLTTVLLSTLFHWPRSLLSATAYGILIFLGSLFGDLIESLIKRDAGVKDSGSLIPGHGGILDRVDSYVFTGALCHSFVRVALPLYGV encoded by the exons atggctgcggcggcggcggcggcgacgacggtgacGGTGACGGCCACCCGCCTCCACCCTCCTCTCGTCCTCCACTCCGCCGCACGGCCCCAGCCCccgctccgcctccgcctcctcctccccaccccacCGCCGCTCCGCCTCCGACACCGCTCCCCGCTCCTCGccgtcgcctccgcctccgccggcgAAGGCCGCGCGGAGGAGGCCGCCGAGAAGAGCGACAAGGCCCGGCAGCTGCAGCGGAGGGTGCTCGTGGGCATCGCCATCGGGGTCGGCGCGGGCGGCGTCGTGGTCGCCGGCGGCTGGGTGTTCACCGCCGCCATGACCGCCGTCGTCCTCGCCGGTGCCCGCGAGTACTTCGGGCTCGTCCGTGGCACCGCCGCCGGCGGCAGCACCCCTCCGCCGCGCTACGTGTCCCGCGTCTGCTCCGCCATCTGCGCCCTCATGCCCATCCTTACGCT GTGCTATGGCCGCATGGATGTTCCCCTGACATTATCGGCATTTATTATTGCAATATCTTTGGTATTGCAAAGAGGAAACCCCCGTTTCGCTCAGCTAACTAGTTCAGTTTTTGGTTTATTTTATTGTGGCTATCTTCCTTCTTTCTGGGTTAAGCTCCGTTGCGGACTAGCAGCTCCTGCCTTAAATACAA GTATAGCACATAACTGGCCAATACTTCTTGGTGGGCAAGCTCACTGGACAGTTGGACTTGTAGCAACCTTGATATCTATTACTAGCATTATTGCTGCTGATACATCAGCTTTCCTATGTGGAAGG GCATTTGGCCGTACTCCTTTGACTAACATAAGCCCTAAGAAGACCCTGGAGGGTGCTTTAGCCGGTCTGACTGGCTGTGTGCTTACCACTGTGCTTTTGTCGACTCTCTTTCACTGGCCAAGATCGCTGTTGAG TGCTACTGCTTATGGGATCCTGATCTTTCTGGGTTCATTATTCGGGGATCTCATTGAATCTCTTATTAAGCGTGATGCTGGTGTGAAGGACTCTGGGTCGCTCATTCCTGGCCATG GTGGTATTCTTGACCGGGTCGACAGCTATGTCTTCACAGGGGCGCTTTGTCACTCCTTCGTCCGAGTAGCTCTACCCCTGTATGGAGTCTGA
- the LOC119314937 gene encoding ER membrane protein complex subunit 2-A-like, giving the protein MAAATATATAAEEEARLLRLEEQAEHGGGGAWEYLSLARRLRARRPAPVLRLGLSLLNDASARSRFVSMHAEWTLYEQVAVAAMDCQRLDVAKDCIGILSKQFPGSARVGRLEALLFEAKGDWAEAERAYALILETNPFDQIVHKRKIAIAKAQGDMSLAVDYLNKYLELFMADHDAWRELAEIYVSLQMYKQAAFCYEELILAQPTIPLYHLAYAEVLYTLGGLENLQTAKKYYASTIQLTGGKNTRALFGVCLCSAAISQLTKGRNKEEESSELQSLAAEALMKDYKRRAPSMEALVAGMLKNMKLS; this is encoded by the exons ATGGCGgccgcgacggcgacggcgacggcggcggaggaggaggcgcgcctgctGCGGCTCGAGGAGCAGGcggagcacggcggcggcggcgcctgggAGTACCTCTCCCTCGCCCGCAGGCtccgcgcgcgccgccccgcccccgTACTCCGCCTCGGCCTCTCCCTCCTCAACGACGCCTCCGCCCGCTC TCGCTTTGTTTCGATGCATGCAGAGTGGACGCTCTACGAGCAGGTGGCGGTGGCTGCCATGGACTGCCAGCGTCTTGATGTCGCAAAG GATTGTATTGGAATCCTCTCCAAGCAGTTTCCTGGCAGCGCTCGTGTTG GCCGGCTAGAAGCCCTGCTGTTTGAGGCAAAGGGTGATTGGGCTGAAGCTGAAAGAGCTTATGCACTTATCCTGGAAACCAACCCATTTGATCAG ATTGTCCacaagagaaaaattgctattgcaAAAGCACAAGGTGACATGTCTTTAGCAGTTGATTATTTGAACAAGTATTTGGAATT ATTCATGGCGGATCATGATGCATGGAGAGAGCTTGCTGAAATTTATGTTTCCTTACAAAT GTACAAACAAGCCGCCTTTTGTTACGAGGAACTAATATTGGCTCAACCAACCATTCCACTTTATCATCTAGCTTATGCTGAG GTTTTGTACACACTGGGTGGTTTGGAAAACCTTCAAACCGCTAAAAAGTACTACGCGTCGACTATCCAGTTAACTGGGGGCAAGAACACGAGAGCTCTCTTTGGCGTGTGCCTG TGCAGCGCAGCAATTAGCCAGCTGACCAAAGGGAGGAACAAGGAGGAGGAGAGCTCGGAGCTGCAGAGCCTGGCCGCAGAGGCACTGATGAAGGATTACAAGCGGCGCGCGCCGTCCATGGAGGCGCTTGTCGCGGGCATGCTGAAGAACATGAAGCTCTCCTGA
- the LOC119318783 gene encoding pollen allergen Phl p 5.0101-like encodes MEDINNGFKAAVAAAAAVPPADKYKTFEATFSAASNKAFADVLKAAASGQMPAQSASMASLSKSLEASYKLAYDKAQGATPETKYDTYVASLTESLRVISGAFEVHSVKPAAEEVKGIPAPQLKTIDQIDAAYRTAATAADAAPVNDKFTVFESAFNKAIKETTGGAYDNYKFVPALESAVKQAYAATVASVPEVKYAVFQAALSKAINAMVEAEKDAGAATAGGYKA; translated from the coding sequence ATGGAGGATATCAACAACGGCTTCAAGGCGGCCGTGGCGGCCGCAGCCGCCGTCCCTCCGGCCGACAAGTACAAGACGTTCGAGGCCACCTTCAGCGCGGCCTCTAACAAGGCTTTCGCAGATGTCCTCAAGGCCGCCGCCTCCGGCCAGATGCCCGCCCAGTCAGCCTCCATGGCATCACTCTCCAAGAGCCTCGAAGCCTCCTACAAGCTCGCCTACGACAAAGCCCAGGGCGCCACCCCCGAGACCAAGTACGACACCTACGTCGCCAGTCTCACCGAGTCGCTCCGCGTCATCTCCGGCGCCTTCGAGGTCCACTCCGTCAAGCCCGCCGCCGAGGAGGTCAAGGGGATCCCCGCCCCCCAGCTCAAGACCATCGACCAGATCGACGCCGCCTACaggaccgccgccaccgccgccgacgctgccccggTCAACGACAAGTTCACCGTCTTCGAGTCCGCCTTCAACAAGGCCATCAAGGAGACCACGGGCGGCGCATACGATAACTACAAGTTCGTCCCCGCCCTTGAGTCCGCCGTCAAGCAGGCCTACGCCGCCACCGTCGCCTCCGTGCCCGAGGTAAAGTACGCCGTCTTTCAGGCCGCCCTGAGCAAGGCCATCAATGCCATGGTTGAAGCCGAGAAGGATGCCGGCGCCGCCACTGCCGGTGGCTACAAAGCCTGA